From the genome of Agromyces badenianii:
TGACGCCCGCAACCGCCTCCGCGAGCGACGACGCGAGCGTCGCCGTGCCGGTCGTGTCGTTCCCCGGCAACCCGGTCAGCGCCCTCGTCTCGTTCGAGCTGTTCCTCCGGCCCGTGCTGCGCGCCTTCGCCGGGCTCGCCCCCGACCGGCCGCGGGCGAGGCTCAGGCTCGCGCACGAGGTCGTCTCGCCGCTCGACAAGCACCAGGTGCGCCGCGGCGTGCTCGACGGCGCGGGCGATGTCGAGGTCGGCGCGCCGAGCTCGCACCTGTTGCACGCCTACGCGAACGCGACCGTGCTCGTGCACCTGCCGGTGGGGGTCGATCGCCTGCCGGCCGGCGCCCACGTCGACATCTGGAGGATCGATGACTGAACCGCGGCTCACCCACCTGCGCGGCGACGGCTCCGCGCACATGGTCGACGTGACCGACAAGGCGGTGACCCGTCGCACGGCGAGCGCACAGGCCGTGCTCGTGACCAGGCACGACGTGGTCGCGGCGATCAGCGACGGCACCCTGCCCAAGGGCGAGGCGATCGGCACCGCGCGCATCGCCGGCATCATGGCCGCGAAGCAGACGTCGACGCTCATCCCCCTCTGCCACCCGTTGCCGCTCACGAAGCTCGACGTCGACGTCACGCCCGAGGGCGACCGGGTGCGCATCGTCGCGACGGTGACCACGAAGGGCGTCACCGGCGTCGAGATGGAGGCGCTCACCGCCGCGACCGTCGCCGCACTCACCCTCTACGACATGATCAAGGCCGTCGACAACCGCGCGACGATCACCGACGTGATGGTGCTCGCGAAGGTCGGCGGCAAGAGCGGCGACTGGTCGCGCGCATGACCCGGGCCGAGCCCGCATCGCAGGCCGAGCGGATGCCGCGCACCGCCGTCGTGATCGTCGCCTCGACCCGTGCCGCGGCCGGCGTCTCCCCCGACCGCACCGGCCCCGTGATCGCCCGATGGTTCGCCGATCGAGGCTTCGAGGTCGTGGGGCCCGAGGTGGTGGCCGACGGCGACGCCGTCGCCACGGCCCTTCGGCGCTCCCTCGAGGGCAGGCCCGCCGTGATCGTCACGACGGGCGGCACCGGGCTCTCGCCGAGCGATGCGACTCCCGAGGCGACCGCCCCGCTGCTCGATCGCGAGGTGCCGGGAGTCATGGAGGAACTGCGTCGCCGCGGCACCGCGTCGACGCCCACCGCGGTGCTCTCCCGCGGGCTCGCGGGAGTCGCCGGGTCGACCTTCCTCGTGAACCTGCCGGGTTCCACGGGCGGGGTGCGAGACGGCCTCGCCGTGCTCGACGACGTGCTCGACCACGTGCTCGACCAGCTCGCCGGCGGCGACCACGCGCCGAGCGCCTGACGAGTCAGCTCGAGCGGCGCTCGTGCCACGAGGTGCGTTCGCGCTCGAGCGGGTAGGCGAGGGCGGCCCACACCAGCAACGCGACTCCCGCCCCGGCGAGCGCACCGCCGATGGTGTCGGTCACCCAGTGCGCGCCGAGGTACGTGCGGCTGATCGCCATCAGCGCGGTGTAGACCGCACCGAGCACCCACACCCACAACCGTGGCGCGATCACGCCGACGACGACCGCGATCGTCGCCGCGTTCGCGACATGCCCCGACGGGAATGAGCCGAAGTCCGACGCGACGATCATGTCGTCGGGTCTCGCGCGGCCGACCAGGTGCTTCAGCAACTGCACGACGCCCGCGCTCGCTGCCGACGCCACGATGAAGTACACCGCGGCCCACGGCCGTCGCAGGAGCAGCAGCAGCAGCGCCGCGCCGATCGGCACCACGAAGACCCCGATGATGCCGCCGCCCAGCGCGTTCATGCCGAAGGCGAACCAGTCGCCGACCGGCCCGCGGAGGCTCAGCACCTCCTCGGCCCACTCCTCATCGATGGCGAACTGCAGCGCGCCCGACCGGGCGGTGAGCAGCAGGCCGAGCAGTCCGGTGATGATCAGTGCGGCGCCGCCCGCGACGAGGGGCACGCGACGGGCGACCCGCTTCGCGCTCGACTGCTCAGCGGCCTCCGACGTCATGCCATCACGTTACCCGCGGGCCCGCGGCATCCGCGTCATGCTCGCGGGGATTCAGCGGAAGGATGTCGCGAGCCCGCGTCATCGACCGGCCGCGATGACGTCAATCGCTGAGCGGCGGCACGGTCTTCGGGCGCACGAGCAACCACAGGGCGGCGATGGCCACCACGGCCGCGAGCAGCATCACGAAGGCCATCGGCACCGCGCTGCCGACGCCCATGAGGCCGATCAGCGGAGAGATGACCCCGGCGAGCCCGAAGTTCAGCGCGCCGAGCAGCGACGCCGCGGTGCCGGCCTCGGCCCCGTGGTGTGCGAGCGCGAGCACCTGCACGGCGGGGAAGGAGAATCCGCACGCGAGGATGTAGAACCACAGCGGGATCGCGGTGCCCCAGAACCCGGCGCCGGAGCTGTCGAGGACCATGATCACCGCGGCCATGGCGAGGTGCACGATCGTGGTGGCGGCGAGGATCCACTGCGGCTGCACGGAGCCGCGCATGAGTCGGGAGCTCGTCTGCACGCCGATGATCACGCCCACCGAGTTCACGGCGAAGAGCACGCCGTACTCCTGGGCGTTGAACGCGTAGATGCCCTGGAACAGGAACGACGAGGTCGAGAGGTAGCCGAAGAGACCGGTGAAGGTCATGCCGCCGATGATCGCCGCGCCGAGGTAGACGCGGTCGCGGAAGAGGGCGGCGTAGCGGTCGCGCAGCGTCGAGTGGCCCGCGACGTGGCGCCGGGAGGGGGGAAGCGTCTCGACGATGAAGAAGCCGACCGCGGCGACGACCACGGCGCCGTAGATCGCGAGCACCACGAAGATGCCCCGCCAGTCCATGACCGCGAGCAGTTGCGAGCCGATGACGGGCGCGAGCACCGGCGCGAGGCCGTTGACGAGCGCGAGGCGCGAGAGCATGCGCACGAGCGGCTTGCCGCCGAAGAGATCGCGGACCATGGCCATCGCGACCACGCCGCCGGCCGCAGCGCCGAAGCCCTGCAGCAGGCGGAAGACCGAGAGCCAGACGATGTCGGGGGCGAAGGCCGCCGCGAGGGATGCCGCGATGTGCAGCGCCGTGGCGAGCACGAGCGGCAGCCGGCGCCCGACCTTGTCGCTCCACGGCCCGACGATGAGCTGGCCGAGGCCGAAGCCGACCATGGTGCCGGTCAGCGTCAGCTGCACGGCCGAGGCCGAGACGCCGAGCTCGTCCTGCAGCACCGGGAAGGCCGGGAGGTAGAGGTCGATCGTGAACGGACCGAGCGCCGTGAGCGCGCCGAGCACGAGCACGTATACGAGACGCTGCCGACGGGTCAGCCGATCGCCCG
Proteins encoded in this window:
- the moaC gene encoding cyclic pyranopterin monophosphate synthase MoaC encodes the protein MTEPRLTHLRGDGSAHMVDVTDKAVTRRTASAQAVLVTRHDVVAAISDGTLPKGEAIGTARIAGIMAAKQTSTLIPLCHPLPLTKLDVDVTPEGDRVRIVATVTTKGVTGVEMEALTAATVAALTLYDMIKAVDNRATITDVMVLAKVGGKSGDWSRA
- a CDS encoding MogA/MoaB family molybdenum cofactor biosynthesis protein: MTRAEPASQAERMPRTAVVIVASTRAAAGVSPDRTGPVIARWFADRGFEVVGPEVVADGDAVATALRRSLEGRPAVIVTTGGTGLSPSDATPEATAPLLDREVPGVMEELRRRGTASTPTAVLSRGLAGVAGSTFLVNLPGSTGGVRDGLAVLDDVLDHVLDQLAGGDHAPSA
- a CDS encoding phosphatase PAP2 family protein; protein product: MTSEAAEQSSAKRVARRVPLVAGGAALIITGLLGLLLTARSGALQFAIDEEWAEEVLSLRGPVGDWFAFGMNALGGGIIGVFVVPIGAALLLLLLRRPWAAVYFIVASAASAGVVQLLKHLVGRARPDDMIVASDFGSFPSGHVANAATIAVVVGVIAPRLWVWVLGAVYTALMAISRTYLGAHWVTDTIGGALAGAGVALLVWAALAYPLERERTSWHERRSS
- a CDS encoding multidrug effflux MFS transporter, which produces MSSTSSIPIVRPDDYDRPTHPGDRLTRRQRLVYVLVLGALTALGPFTIDLYLPAFPVLQDELGVSASAVQLTLTGTMVGFGLGQLIVGPWSDKVGRRLPLVLATALHIAASLAAAFAPDIVWLSVFRLLQGFGAAAGGVVAMAMVRDLFGGKPLVRMLSRLALVNGLAPVLAPVIGSQLLAVMDWRGIFVVLAIYGAVVVAAVGFFIVETLPPSRRHVAGHSTLRDRYAALFRDRVYLGAAIIGGMTFTGLFGYLSTSSFLFQGIYAFNAQEYGVLFAVNSVGVIIGVQTSSRLMRGSVQPQWILAATTIVHLAMAAVIMVLDSSGAGFWGTAIPLWFYILACGFSFPAVQVLALAHHGAEAGTAASLLGALNFGLAGVISPLIGLMGVGSAVPMAFVMLLAAVVAIAALWLLVRPKTVPPLSD